CATTAAAATGTGGATTACTTTCTCTATGCTGTAATTTATGTAGCATGTATATGGTAGTTATTTCACTgcttttaattaattacatgtTATCTCCTTAGCTTTTATCATACGTATTATTTATTGTTGTCAAAGTTTTCTTCTTGTTATGTTAGTATGACTATTTTATCCCTATATATTCGTTTTACATGATATTTGACATGTTTTatttgagtttagggtttatcAAAAAGAGTTTCGATACATTTGTTCTCAAGATAGAATAAGACTATGTACACATCACTCTAGCTAGAGTTGTTCAAAATCAAATCGAACTTGATAATCTTAATCAATAAAATGCTATAAGTTTAATATAGTGATAACCATTTAAATTTTACTCTTTGTCGAACTATCGATTCGATAAcagttttaagatttttttttaatgggttAAACGATAACTGCTGAGTATAAATTTTGTATGTTCATTATGTTTTATTATACAAGTTATGAAAATAATGCATAATCAGTTGGTTGCTTTTGTATCAAATAAATAGTATGCCAGATATTTTCTTCTTGTAATTGATCTGCCTAACATtgtgttatctcctgtattcaggttagtcaaaaatacagaaacaaaaaaaagatgaaatagacaGAATGTTTTTAATCCGTGTCCACAGAAATCattgtgtttccttaagaaatttaatcccctcactgtacccaaggttgcagattaattcctcccaagataaaacggattaacctattagagaagtagcggtaccttaaacttcaataactttagcgaacgcaagaacaacaacaagatCACACACAGATTCAGTCAATCgacaattttgtttatgtaagaaaatgtatgcagagtgGAAAATTttttcagtgtttgaaaaatgaaaacgACCgcttatttatagccattagCAGCAAAGAATGCGTCAGTTCAGACAAATCTGTTCAGACCCTTTTTTCCAGAACGTTGTGtcttttgggaaaagtaacgatTTTTTGGAAGGAACAAATCCTTTCAAACGAATTTACCGTTATGCACGAATTTCAAATAATTCGTTGCGAAATTAATTTCGTTATTtaactaacattctgaattaatttataagagaaaagaaatgaattaacaagattgattaaataaattttgtccaaaaaatattatcaatctgtcacatcatttgccaaatccaaatccgaaatcgaagccgaagccgaggccaaggccgagcgagcgacgacgacggcgcgaggggcaCCGTCATCTTAACCCTTTAaaaactaaaggaagtgtttcctaatataaggacaacaatttcctttcttctaccaatatggtaaaaatgacttttcatttgcactttgcaatgacttttcattttccctccaaaattggttcccccactttcattggttcttccactttccattttctttttttattccactcacaccttgctaaacccaacaatcccccacattaaTGGGGAATGACTATAGTTAAAACAGATGCATGAAAAAATTGTGTGTCTTGTAAGTAATGGTTAATCACATCTAGATAATTAGGTTTCCCTTtaaactttccgtagtgaacatatattggatatactcggtcaatcggtagatttgatatttttgaaccgtcgagctttggtgtatacctagacaacataagtcacacaatcaacccttgaactgtttttggttctccttgttttgttcgtttcagctATGAACACATCTCGATTAATTAGTGcttagagaactggccttaccggattctccttgaagcggcttacacttcacacttacatagttggtttctaaatgtgttatcgcgtagatacactatttgatataccATGTATCAAActtaaaaaccattaaaaattccttatgcctttatccttgttactgaacattgtctcatAATGAGAatgaacataaaataattttgacaatgttgaaccgtcatctaTGACCCTGTTttatctccttgaacctagatcttacGATCTctagtcttctaggtagagttaccgccacgaTGACTTGTTCTCGGCCATAGTCTCATTCCCGTCGATGAtctctcaactccctctctagttaggccttttgtaagtggatccaacacattatcctttgactttacatagtcaattgtgataattccactagagagtagttgtctAACAAAGTTATGTCTTCGTCTTATGTGACGAGACTTCCAGTTATACATAACGCTTCCAGCCCTTCCTATTGCAGTTTGACTATTGCAGTGTATAAATATAGGGGCCATTAGTTTGGGCTAAAATGGAATATCTATTAAGAAATTCTGGAACTATTCAGCTTCTTCACTTGCCTTGTCTAAGGCGATAAATTCAGACTCCATTGTAGAGCGAGttatacatgtttgtttggatgatttctaagatattgctcctccaccaatagtgaaaacatatccactcgtggatttcgtttcagttgacccagtaatccaatttgcatcactatatcgtTCAAAAACTGCTGGATATTTGttataatgcaaagcatagtttTGAGTGTCTTCTAAGTACCCCAAAACGCTCTTCATTGCCaaccaatgattttgattgggattacttgtgtatcgactcagtttacttataGCACAGGCTATGTCTGGTCGTGTACAATTCATAACATACATCAAATTTCCCAATACTCTGGCATAATCCAATTGAGACtgactttcacctttattcttagcaagattaaagttcacatcaattggggtttttgcctttttgaaattcaaatacttgaacttttcaagcaccttttgaatataatgagattgagacaatGCTAGACCGTTAAGAGTTTTGTGAATCTTTATTCCCATTATCAAGTCGGCTACtcctagatctttcatatcaaacttactagCAAGCATACACTTAGTAGCTTTTACATTGGCAATGTCCTTGCTCATTATCaacatgtcatccacatataggcATACAACGACTTCCTGATCTagagtgtctttaatgtaaacacatttatcacactcactgatcttaaatccatttgacaACATGGTTTGATCAAATTTTGCATGCCATTGTTTCGGTGCTtattttagtccataaagtgacttaacaagtttgcataCTTTCTTTTATTTACCGGGAACTACAAGCCCTCAGGCTGTTCCATGTAAATCTCTTCCTCCagctctccatttaagaaggcggttttcacatccatttgatggatttcaagacCGTATACTGCATCTAGGGCAATTAACATCCGAATTAATATAATCCTAGTCACTGGCAAGTATATGCcaaaataatcaagaccttctttctgtctaaagcctttgacaacaagtcttgctttatatttatcaatagtTCTATCaactttcatcttctttttgaagATCCATTTTGTACCCAAGGGTTTGTTCCCTgaaggaagatcaaccaactcccaagtatgattgcttaagattaattcaatctcactattgatagcctccttccaagaggttgagtcgctagacaacatcgcttccttgaatgtttgaggctcacttttaagaaggaatgttacaaaatcacATCCAAATGAAGTAGTTGTCCTTTGGCGTTTACTGCGCCTTGGACTCTCTTCATTagtttcattctcttttggttcttctcgaggttgtttagaccccccactagatgactcaagtctaattttatacggatagatatgttcaaaaaattcagcattatctgattccattaccgtattatcatgaatatccggatgttcggacttatgaaccaaaaatcgacATGCCTTACTATTTATGGCATATCCAATAAATATACAATCCACAGTCTTGGGCCAtattttcaccctcttaggtataggaatctggactttggctagacacctccacacttttgaaatatttcaagttgggttttctacctttccatttctcatatggaataacatGTGTCTTCGTGTGAGGCACTCTATTGAGTATTCGATTTGTTGTAAGGATAGCTTCCccccacaagttttgtggtaaacctgaacttataagtaaggcattcatcatttcctttaaagtttgattttttctttcattcatcatttcctttaaagtttgattttttctttctgcaattccattagattgaggaGAGTAAGGTCCATTAGATTGAGGAGAGTAAGGTccagtagtttgatggatgattccattttccaaatatatttctgcaaatggagattcatattctcTACCTCTATCACTTttgatcattttgatctttctatccaactgattttcaacttcagttttatattacctaaatgcatctattgtttcatccttaccatatagcaaatagacataacaatatctagtgcaatcgtcaataaaaattatgaaatactttttcccaccacgtgTTGGTGTTGACATCATGTGTTGACATCATGTCACAAATGTCTGTGTGAATCAGTTCTAAGGGATATGAATTCCTTTCAATAGACTTATAAGGATGCTTATTCCATTTAATATCATGTGAAGCTTCTACTATTATCTGAAACTTAGAATTTAAGTTACTATAGCAAATTGTTTGTCTTACATACGTCTCATAATTCCATTCAATATCATGTGAAGCTTCTACTATCATCGGAAAGTACTTAGGctaaattttatgttttatttttaaattgttgaGAAGACGTAAAAAAATGTTAACCGaacttaattatttcattatttgtacATATAAGCCCAAACACAAACCCATATTACACGAACAGCAGTAATTAATCAACCGTAGTGACTGCACCGGCTTGAAAAACAAGTAAATGACATACATACAATACTTCTTCGACTATAACtgactactactactactaagcACAACACAGAGATTAGGATTGTTGTTGACTCCTTTCATTCATCCGGGCAGCTACAGTCACAGAAGCAGCTACTCCACCAGGAGTGGTGGACATGTCGTGTTTGTTCCGTAGCTCCGCCCCTACCACTCCTTCTGCATCCTGCCTCGTCGCTGCCTTATCTGCCGGCAATACCTTAGTAGCACCCTGCACAAGTTTAAATTAGCTTCAAGTTGAGTCTATCTACTATATCgagtctcaatttatgtgggaCAATTCGAATATATCAATGGCACAACACTGGAATATCGAAATACAAACTTCTCACAGTAAAATTCATAcgatatatataatttgttacTAACCGATAAGACATCTCCAAGCTTAACTTTGTCCTCGTCTTTTATCATAGATTCATTGTAGGCAGCAGCCGACTGAGCAGTGGTTGCTACGCCACCAGGAGTGATAACATTGCTGCCTGTTGCGCGTATTTCAGCTGCTTGGATTGCTGCTGCATCGCATTGATCCACTGGTTTGCCCGGTATTGTTTGTCCAGCCGCTTCAAGAGCTTCTCCTATTGTGATTTCTTTAGTACTGCCTCGACTACCACCACCTCCTCCGGTGGTTGCTGCTCCTTGTGGCTGTCCTCCGCCACCTCCTGTTGGCTGAATGTATTGTCCAACTACCTTTATGTCATCAACCGTACATAAAATTAGCCGCTAATCAACAAATATAGGAGCTAGCTGACCTTTCAATTGGTGAAGTGCCAAAATGTTGGCAGTGACGGATTCAGGATTCGAAAAATAAACATAGTGCatgaaatttgaacttgaaacttaaagatgagttttgaattCCCTATACCACTAATTAAGTCGACCTCCAATCTTCTGTTTAGGTGAAACATTTGG
This genomic window from Solanum stenotomum isolate F172 unplaced genomic scaffold, ASM1918654v1 scaffold3043, whole genome shotgun sequence contains:
- the LOC125851904 gene encoding late embryogenesis abundant protein 31-like encodes the protein MSQQQPRREQGDQAADPIKYGDIFAVSGELGEKAVKPEDAAMMQSAETAVLGKTQKSGPAAAMQSAANVNVSAGLVQPGDVTDVAAREGVTVTGMAVPGANIITESVAGQVVGQYIQPTGGGGGQPQGAATTGGGGGSRGSTKEITIGEALEAAGQTIPGKPVDQCDAAAIQAAEIRATGSNVITPGGVATTAQSAAAYNESMIKDEDKVKLGDVLSGATKVLPADKAATRQDAEGVVGAELRNKHDMSTTPGGVAASVTVAARMNERSQQQS